The Saprospiraceae bacterium genome includes a window with the following:
- the meaB gene encoding methylmalonyl Co-A mutase-associated GTPase MeaB, giving the protein MESNHHVSGINPNFKVSGRRQKSADYYIKGLKSHNRFVLSEGITLLESNLSEKRKIAEEVLESFSHQNESVIRIGITGSPGVGKSTFIESFGLYLISEQHRPAVLAIDPSSQINKGSILGDKTRMEHLSVHPDAYVRPSPSGSVLGGIASYTKEAIQLCEAAGFDMIIVETVGVGQSETEVDHITDVNILLLQPGAGDDIQGIKRGIVENADIFVINKADGPQLELAKLTKTAYKNAIQLFHHDVSGWICPVILTSALEKKGLDEVFQSIIGFIKSLKEKELFTLKRKQQELRWFEKQSLRRMKEIAFENPHIKAAYEHLSGQLDTNNLSAIAAIHHFEETLRQQMQTRK; this is encoded by the coding sequence ATGGAATCAAATCATCACGTATCTGGCATCAATCCTAATTTTAAAGTTTCCGGCAGGAGACAAAAGTCTGCTGATTACTATATCAAAGGCTTAAAATCCCACAACAGGTTTGTCCTCAGTGAGGGTATCACTTTGCTGGAGTCCAATCTTTCTGAAAAAAGAAAAATTGCAGAAGAGGTACTTGAATCATTTTCTCATCAGAATGAATCAGTAATAAGAATAGGTATTACAGGCTCTCCTGGAGTAGGCAAAAGCACATTTATTGAATCATTTGGCTTGTACCTTATTTCTGAGCAGCACCGTCCAGCAGTGTTGGCCATCGATCCTAGCAGCCAGATCAATAAGGGCAGTATTTTGGGTGATAAAACCAGAATGGAGCATCTTTCTGTTCACCCTGATGCTTATGTGAGACCTTCTCCTTCCGGTTCTGTTCTGGGTGGTATTGCTTCTTACACAAAAGAAGCCATCCAGCTATGCGAAGCGGCTGGTTTTGATATGATCATAGTGGAGACTGTGGGTGTAGGGCAATCAGAAACAGAAGTAGATCATATCACAGATGTAAATATTCTCCTGCTGCAGCCGGGTGCAGGAGATGATATCCAGGGTATCAAAAGAGGCATCGTAGAAAACGCTGACATATTTGTGATCAATAAAGCGGATGGCCCACAATTGGAGTTGGCAAAGTTAACTAAAACAGCATATAAAAATGCTATTCAGTTATTTCATCACGATGTTTCTGGTTGGATTTGTCCGGTCATCCTGACTTCAGCACTTGAAAAAAAGGGCCTGGATGAAGTTTTTCAATCTATCATTGGTTTCATAAAAAGCCTAAAGGAAAAGGAACTGTTTACTCTAAAGAGAAAACAGCAGGAACTTCGATGGTTTGAAAAACAATCACTTCGCAGAATGAAAGAAATTGCTTTTGAAAACCCACATATAAAAGCTGCGTATGAACACTTATCCGGGCAATTGGATACTAACAATTTGAGCGCAATTGCTGCCATTCATCACTTTGAAGAGACACTCAGACAACAAATGCAAACCCGCAAATAA